From the genome of Laspinema palackyanum D2c:
CCAAACACTTGAGTGCTTCCAGACCATTCGCCACACAGTCTGCTTGGTAGCCGAGGGTTTCAAGTTGAGAAAGTATAACGGTTTGATTGATTAAGTGATCTTCTACCACCAAAATTTTTAGGTCTTTTTTTCCACTAGAAATCAAGCGAGCGCCCTTGGGTTCTAAAGAACTCAACTCCCTTTCTTCTGGAGATTCGCCGATGGGTTCCCGACGAGTGGCTGGCTGAAATTCCAGGGTAAACCAAAAGGTTGAGCCCTGATTGACTTGACTGTTTACGCCAATTTTCCCCTGCATCATGGAGACCAATTGCTCACAAATGGCCAGTCCCAATCCCGTTCCGCCATACTGACGGCTAGTGGAAGGATCGACCTGAGAGAAAGATTGAAACAGTTTAGCCTGGGCTTCCGGGGGAATCCCAATTCCGGTATCGGTGACTTCAAAATAAATGCGCGTCTGACGGTTAGTATTTTCCTCTAATTTGGCTTTTACAGAAATAGAACCGGACGGGGTGAATTTAATCGCATTGCTGACTAAATTGAGTAAAATTTGGCGCAATCGGCTGGGGTCACCTTGCACAAACCGGGGCAAATTTTCCTGAAAATGGAGTTTTAAAGTCAGACCTTGGTCTTCGGCTTGAGGTTTAAATAAATTGATCACATCTTGCAGACATTCATATAAGCTAAACTCCAAAATTTCCAAATGCATTTCCCCGGCTTCCAACTTAGAAAAGTCTAGGATGTCATTAATCAGGCCGAGTAAATGTTTGGCAGAAATCCGAATTGTTTCCGCATATTCCTGTTGTTTAGGCGTCAGTTCGGTATGCAACATCAACCCCGCCATTCCCAAGACGCCATGCATGGGGGTGCGGATTTCATGACTCATATTGGCCAGAAATTGTGATTTGGCTTGGGCAGCTTCTAGGGCAGCTTCGCGGGTTTGGATCAATTCATCCACGCGATCGGCGACAATAATCACACCCCCGATCGCCTCGCCATCTTCTGTCCCATTGAGGGGATTGACGTACCAAGGCTGAACGGCCCAGCGGAAGTATAACACCGACCCATCGGCCCGCTCCCACTTATCTTCCGTGCGAGAAATAAATTGTCCTTTTAATCCCTGGTGGTGGAGTTCTTTCCAGTCTTCTTTGATATCGGGAAAGATGTCATAGTAACTGCAACCCAAAAGACTTTGAGAGACCAAATTATGATCCGTGAGCCATTGGTTGCTGTAGGAGAGAAAACGCATTTCCGTATCGAACATCGCCATTGCGATCGGGGCATTTTCAATAAATTGCCGGAGTTGCTGATATTCTTGTTCTTGAGCGAGTTCGGCTTGTTTGCGCTCTGTAATATCAATGCCAATTCCCCATCCGGCCCAACTGGCGATCGGGAAGCGTGAGCTGATATTAGACCAAGCCACGGTCTTGATCATGCCATCTTTGCAGGTAATTTGCCATTCCCGGGCGCGTCCATGATTGCGCGCTTTATTCACTTCTTCAATAATGGCATCGCGTAGGGTATTCACCGACGGCACAGGGGTGACAAATGGCGAGGTAGAAGGTGCACTCAAGTCTGTAGATATCCCATTCTCTGAAGACTGATCCGAGAACAGGTGTTTAGCCTGGGGATTGCCAATAATTTCCGCAGAAGAATAGCCCGTGACTCTTTCACACTCGCGGTTCCAGACGATAATATTTCCCTCGACATCAAACGCCGTCAACATCACCGGCATATTTTCCAAAACACCGCGCAGGCGCAGTTCGCTTTCCTGGAGTGCCTGATATGCCTCATCCCGTTGGAGACGATTAATATAAGCTTGAGAATGGTAGCGAATTCGGGCCAGGAGTTCAATGGGGTCGGGTAGTTTAACCAAATAGTCATTCGCACCGGCAGCAAACGCTTCGGCTTTGAGCTTGGCTTCTTCTTTCACCGACAGTACAATCATGGGAATGTCACGGGTGGCGGCATTGGCGCGAAAAAACCGCAGTAATAATAGCCCGTCCACATCCGGCATGACTAAATCTTGCAAAATTACCGTGGGGGAAATTTCCGTGGCTTGTCGAACGCCATCAAGAGGGTCCTGGCAATAGTGAAAAATAATATCTTCTTCATCTACAAGCATCCGACTGACTGCTTCACCAATGATCGGTTGATCGTCAATGAGCAAGACGGTAATCGGGTGTGGTGTCCAGGTCATTTTGGGACTGGTGGCTTTGGCATTCTGCCTGGTCATAGTCTTGGAGCTCAAAGACTGAATGGATAGAGATCGGTGGCAGGTTCAGAAGACTGCTTTGCTCAAACTGAACCAATCAGCAGCAAATGGGTTCAGAGTATTGTGGAATGAGGGATGATTCCTCCGTTGAATCGAGTTAGCGTGAATTGGCTAATCCTGGGGATGGGAAATCGCCAGGGGGAATAAATCTGCGCGATCGCTCCTCCTTCTGTGGGGTAAGCGTCTGAGTTTCCCCATATTATCCTCAATTTCGGGGGTTTCAGCTACCTTTAACAGACTGATACTCTCCCTTTAGGGAGACCGCAGTTTGCGCTTTTAGCCCTTTAGAACCCGTAAAAGTCATACTTTAAGGGTAGCAGGATCAGCTCGTGCTGGCGCGACTTTCAACCCGCAATGAGCCGAATCAGAACCTCAGCCAATAAAAGGGTAGATATCCGACTAGGACCGCAGCTCTAGGTAGGGGCCTTGGAGCCAGGGCATCGACTCCCTCCGGACAAAGGCCGATCGCGATCCCTGCCTCCTGAGAATCCGGGCGATCGGCACAGACACAAACTAAAGTTTATAATTCGGTTGCTCTGCTGGCTTTAATTCAGCACGGTACTCAACGTTTAGTAAATTATAGGGATGAGCATGGAAACGGCTTTAATTACGGGAGCATCTTCTGGAATTGGTGCGGCATTTGCCCGAGAATTAGCTCGTCGTCATTACCATTTGATTCTCGTGGCGCGATCGCAAGAGCAACTCAATACCCTCGCCCAAGAACTCCGAAACCAGTATCCCATTCAAGTTGAAGTCATTGTCCAAGACCTCGGACAACCCCAGGCAGCCACCCAGGTTTATCAAACCGTTAAAGACCGAGGTTTGACTGTTGATTTACTGATTAATAATGCCGGATGTGGAGACTATGGACCCTTTGCCCGTCGCAGCCGCACTCGTCAGTTAGAGATGATTCACCTCAATATCGCAGCCCTCGTGGAACTGACCCATTGTATCTTACCTGAAATGCAACAGCGGCGATCGGGCAGCATCATTAATGTTGCGTCCATTGCCGGATTTCAACCCCTACCCTATATGTCCGTTTATGCCGCTTCTAAAGCATTTGTCCTCAGTTTTAGCGAAGCACTCTGGGCCGAAAATCTCGACTTCAACCTCCGCATTCAAGCCCTTTGTCCCGGTCCAACTCAAAGTAAATTTTTCCAACAATCTGGGTTTCCCCAGACCATGAACAACAATCAAAAAATTACCATGATTCCCCCCGAACAAGTCGTTCAAGACTCCCTACGCGGCCTTGAAAAAAATCAGCCCGTTGTCGTAACCGGAACCTTTAAAACTCACATCATTGTCAATCTCCCCCGCTTTTTCCCCCGTTCAGTCTGGGTCAATTTCATGGGCAAAATGTTTAAAAGCGAAGAGTAAAGTGGGAAAGATGTTCAACGTCCCGACTTCAGTCGTTCTCTTATCTTTGTTCAACGTCCCGACTTCAGTCGTTTCTTTCTTACCTTGTTCATAGTAACGACTCCAGTCGTTCTCTTATCTTTGTTCAACGTCCCGACTTCAGTCGTTTCTTTCTTACCTTGTTCAACGTCCCGACTTCAGTCGTTTCTTTCTTACCTTGTTCGTAGTCACAACTTCAGTCGTTCTCTTCAATCCACCCCATCATCCCCACATTTATCTATCCCCCACAATCACCACTGTCCCTTGTGCACCATCAATTCTAACCCGTTGCCCATCTTGGAGACGAGAAGTCGCATCCGTAACATCCATCACCGCAGGAATTCCATACTCACGAGCAACGATCGCCCCGTGGGAGAGTTGACCACCCACCTCCGAAATCAACCCCCCAGCGCGGGCTAATACAGCGGACCAACCCGCATCCGTGTAGGAAACAACGAGAATCGTTTCCTTATCAATGGGGCTAATTTCTTGTAAATTGCGAAGCACTTTGACTCGACCTTCCACAACCCCAGCACTCGCACCAATCCCCCGCAATCCTTGAGACATATCCACCACGGTGCGGGTTACAGTCGAAGGCAGGGCCGGTGTATTTCCATAGACCACAGCAGGCACAGATTTCAGTTTTTTATCCCGGGCAAAAGCATCTTGCCGGGTGGCAATTACTTCTCGGATAAGAGGTCTTAATTCCCGATTTGAACCTTCGATTAATTGCCGAATTTCCCCAAACTCTAAAAAGAAAATATCCCCCTTTTGAGCGATGATTTCCCTCTCTATAAACTGCTGTTCCAACGCTAAAAAACTCCATCGCAAATGCGCCAACAACTGGTTATAAATCACCGCCACCCGACCCTTTAAGTCAAGACGACTTTGAACAATTTGGGCTCGGATGCGTTGAAAGGTGGGTTTGTTTGCCACAGGAACAGGTTGAAACAACTGCTGAGTAAACAGTTGGCGCACAGGTCGGGGGTCTTCTTTCCAAGTGGGAACGGCGATATCTGTGGCAACATCGCTCAAATAGCCGTAGCGGTTGAGAAACTCATCGAATTGGTCAAAAATTGCTTGTCCTTCGGGCATTTCCGCGAGGACGGCAAACAGTTGAGAACAATCTCCGGTTTTATCCCCAGGGAGACTAATTTCATCCAAGTCCGGCAGGACCAATAAGGCGGCATTGGCAATTTCTTGGAGGGCCTGGACTGCGGAGATTTCGGGAGTTTTCCCATAATCCAGTTCGCGATCGCCCACTTTGAGCATTCCCTTTCTCAAGGCAAAACTCAGGGGGGACAAAATATTGTAATAGGTGACCGTTTCTAACAACTCCAAAATCTCATCAATCCGTTGCAGCAGGGATTGAGGGGTTAAGGAAGAACCGTCCGATCGCGATCCCGTGTCATCGGAAACAGAAAGCGCTTTCTGGGACTCGAAGGCGGCCAAGGCGGGGGCCAAACGCCTCTGTTCTAGGTCATCAAAATTAAATCCTAGACGGATTTCTCGTCGCAGCAATCGCAGTAATCCCGGCAGGGAAATCAAGGTAGAGGTTAAGGGCGGTTTACTGAAGGCTGCACCCCGGGTCAGAAATTCCAGACTTTCTGGGGGTAAACCCATACGCAGAAAGATTTCCCCCAGTAAGGAGGCATTAAAATAAGCATGAGAAAAATGCAGGGTGGCGGTTTGCAGAAAATCCAGATTACGGGCGCGTTTGCCTAACACTAGGCTAAACAGTTTCCCCCAGACGCCACAGGTGAGGGGACGATTTAAGGACCAGGTGAGGGGACGAATGGTGCCGGGGATGACTTCCGCAGCGATTTTGCGGGTCCATAAGGGTAGCAGGGTGGTGATGGGACGCGCCTGTAATAGCCAGAGTGATTCCCCATCGTAAGTCCATTCGATGTCTTGGGGAATGCCGTGGTAGTGGTTTTCCAGATGGCGGACGAGATAGGCGACTTGTTGCAGCAATCGTCGGGGGACATCCCCGGTGCCTTCGAGGGGGAGTTGTTGGTCCTCGGGGAGTTTCCAGCTTGCGCTGGCATCGACATCGGCAGCGGAGATAAAGACTTGGTAACGTTCCGGGGTGACTTGTCCGGAAACGACTCGGGAACAGTCTCCGGGGAGGGCTTCGATCGCCACAAAATCCCCTTGTCCAGCGATGGGGTCCCGACTAAAGGCGACACCGGAAAACACGCCGGGAATTTGGGGTTGAATGAGGACTGCCATTGCGTCTCTTGCCGTTTGCCGAGGATTGCTGGATCGGCCTCGGGGGCTAGAATCCTGACGATATTGAGCAGCATTGGGGCGATCGTAGGAGGTTAAGCAGCGGGTAATCGCTTCACTCAAACTGGGGCGCGAGATGACGTTGGCAATAGAGAGATATTGACCCGCCGCAGAGGCAGTTTCGGTATCTTCGCCAATGGCGGAGGACCGGACAATCAGGGGAGAGTCCTCTGATGGGTCGAGATGAGCAATCAAGGGGGCGGGGTCATCCCCGGGAGGGAGGACCCATCCCGGGGGAACGGGATAGCCGGACTGCTTGAGGGCGGCTAATGTGGCAGCTTTTGCGCCAACTTTGGCGGCATCGAGGGGTTTGTCCAGAGAAACCAGGGCGCGATCGCCTCGGAAGAAGCGAAACATCTTCTCAGATTGTTCGTGACTGTTGGTGGCAGGCAAATCTAAATCGTCAGGCATTTTTTGGTAAATCCAGTAGAGTATTACCCCCAGGGCGATCGCGGCGGCGATGCGTTCAACTTGCTGGGAGTGCAAGGCAGCCGTAATCAGCGGCAGGAGGACCAACACTAAGGTCCGACCCTGCTGACGCTCTCGCACTAGAGTAAAACTAATCCCCCCAATCAAAAAAATCAACCCCGAGGCGATCGGGTCATAGACGATAAACCCCCAAACCACATTGGTGGTCCCGGCCCCTCGTCCTTTCCAATACCGACCCATTACCAAGGCAATCAAGGAAATTAATTCCCATTCTGGATTCTGGGGAAAAAACTGCCTTGCTAGCAATACGGCTAAAATTCCTTTTGATGCCTCAGATATGACCGCGAGGATACCGGCAACTCGTCCTCCATGATAGAAGGCCGCAGAGACCCCTATATTGCCGGTTCCCACCCGCCGCAAATTTTGGCCGGTGAGGGCCCGAGTGATCCAATCAATCAGGGGTAAGGCCCCTAAGATTGGACAGAGGATAAAAATCAGCAATGTACCCCAAACTTGCGTCAGCGTCATGGAAAAACCAGCAATTGCGGCGATGAGGGATGACTCTTTAACAAATATCTAAGTATGCCGCAAAAATCAAAGTTCTGCTGAAAGAGGTCCCTATTCCCGGGGCAATGGGGTCTGATTACCTCAGCAACTGCGCCTACTCCCGTTCCTCATATCCATTGGCATAGACGATCGCGCACATCTGCCGGTAGGTTTGATGAGGGCCACAGGCGACCCCAGTCCAGCGAAATTCGCCGTTGAAGATGTTCTTCCGGTGACCACGACTACTCACCCCATCATCGATAATCAGTTGCATGACCACTTGTTCTGCGGTATCGGAACCATAACTGATGTTTTCTGCGGCCCCTCCCTGCCAGCGTCCATAACGGTTCATCCGGTCAAATGGGGTGCTGCCATCGCTGCCGGTATGTCCGATTTCCCCTCGTGGCCCTTGGTCCTGGACTAAATCCGCTGCTGCTTGAGACATCCCTCGGGAGGGGCACAAGGAGGGTTTAGAATCCATTGCCCGCAGGGCCCGAATGGCTTCATCAACAGCACTGATTCCCTCTTGGGTTGCGATCGCGGTTTCTCCCGGTTGTTTAAACAGTCTGCCGTCATAATATTGTTTCAGGGTTTCCAGTTTGTTAGCATATTCCCCGGGATTGGCCCGCGCTTGATTCATTTCCCGAATAATCTGTGCTTCTAATTGAGATAAATAGGACATGGAGTCTCCTTGGGTGAGGATGAGAGGATGAGGAGG
Proteins encoded in this window:
- a CDS encoding response regulator; this encodes MTRQNAKATSPKMTWTPHPITVLLIDDQPIIGEAVSRMLVDEEDIIFHYCQDPLDGVRQATEISPTVILQDLVMPDVDGLLLLRFFRANAATRDIPMIVLSVKEEAKLKAEAFAAGANDYLVKLPDPIELLARIRYHSQAYINRLQRDEAYQALQESELRLRGVLENMPVMLTAFDVEGNIIVWNRECERVTGYSSAEIIGNPQAKHLFSDQSSENGISTDLSAPSTSPFVTPVPSVNTLRDAIIEEVNKARNHGRAREWQITCKDGMIKTVAWSNISSRFPIASWAGWGIGIDITERKQAELAQEQEYQQLRQFIENAPIAMAMFDTEMRFLSYSNQWLTDHNLVSQSLLGCSYYDIFPDIKEDWKELHHQGLKGQFISRTEDKWERADGSVLYFRWAVQPWYVNPLNGTEDGEAIGGVIIVADRVDELIQTREAALEAAQAKSQFLANMSHEIRTPMHGVLGMAGLMLHTELTPKQQEYAETIRISAKHLLGLINDILDFSKLEAGEMHLEILEFSLYECLQDVINLFKPQAEDQGLTLKLHFQENLPRFVQGDPSRLRQILLNLVSNAIKFTPSGSISVKAKLEENTNRQTRIYFEVTDTGIGIPPEAQAKLFQSFSQVDPSTSRQYGGTGLGLAICEQLVSMMQGKIGVNSQVNQGSTFWFTLEFQPATRREPIGESPEERELSSLEPKGARLISSGKKDLKILVVEDHLINQTVILSQLETLGYQADCVANGLEALKCLEAQNYDIVLMDCQMPLMDGYTATQELRRREGNQNRTVVIALTAHAMKADREKCLASGMDDYLSKPVDEEDLSRIVQRWAQKIPLSHQNHSLGATDSELAESGALVSVNPIYSSSGNGNGSGIHSPDFTLPIDRDRLEKISRGKISVKRQLLQMFLETASQDLQPLERAIASQDYSQVKHFAHRLKGSAANMGVPILSDRAKELEEMACQHSLDGSTELLDSFRELLDAVDVFIETELT
- a CDS encoding SDR family NAD(P)-dependent oxidoreductase; protein product: METALITGASSGIGAAFARELARRHYHLILVARSQEQLNTLAQELRNQYPIQVEVIVQDLGQPQAATQVYQTVKDRGLTVDLLINNAGCGDYGPFARRSRTRQLEMIHLNIAALVELTHCILPEMQQRRSGSIINVASIAGFQPLPYMSVYAASKAFVLSFSEALWAENLDFNLRIQALCPGPTQSKFFQQSGFPQTMNNNQKITMIPPEQVVQDSLRGLEKNQPVVVTGTFKTHIIVNLPRFFPRSVWVNFMGKMFKSEE
- a CDS encoding glycerol-3-phosphate acyltransferase — protein: MTLTQVWGTLLIFILCPILGALPLIDWITRALTGQNLRRVGTGNIGVSAAFYHGGRVAGILAVISEASKGILAVLLARQFFPQNPEWELISLIALVMGRYWKGRGAGTTNVVWGFIVYDPIASGLIFLIGGISFTLVRERQQGRTLVLVLLPLITAALHSQQVERIAAAIALGVILYWIYQKMPDDLDLPATNSHEQSEKMFRFFRGDRALVSLDKPLDAAKVGAKAATLAALKQSGYPVPPGWVLPPGDDPAPLIAHLDPSEDSPLIVRSSAIGEDTETASAAGQYLSIANVISRPSLSEAITRCLTSYDRPNAAQYRQDSSPRGRSSNPRQTARDAMAVLIQPQIPGVFSGVAFSRDPIAGQGDFVAIEALPGDCSRVVSGQVTPERYQVFISAADVDASASWKLPEDQQLPLEGTGDVPRRLLQQVAYLVRHLENHYHGIPQDIEWTYDGESLWLLQARPITTLLPLWTRKIAAEVIPGTIRPLTWSLNRPLTCGVWGKLFSLVLGKRARNLDFLQTATLHFSHAYFNASLLGEIFLRMGLPPESLEFLTRGAAFSKPPLTSTLISLPGLLRLLRREIRLGFNFDDLEQRRLAPALAAFESQKALSVSDDTGSRSDGSSLTPQSLLQRIDEILELLETVTYYNILSPLSFALRKGMLKVGDRELDYGKTPEISAVQALQEIANAALLVLPDLDEISLPGDKTGDCSQLFAVLAEMPEGQAIFDQFDEFLNRYGYLSDVATDIAVPTWKEDPRPVRQLFTQQLFQPVPVANKPTFQRIRAQIVQSRLDLKGRVAVIYNQLLAHLRWSFLALEQQFIEREIIAQKGDIFFLEFGEIRQLIEGSNRELRPLIREVIATRQDAFARDKKLKSVPAVVYGNTPALPSTVTRTVVDMSQGLRGIGASAGVVEGRVKVLRNLQEISPIDKETILVVSYTDAGWSAVLARAGGLISEVGGQLSHGAIVAREYGIPAVMDVTDATSRLQDGQRVRIDGAQGTVVIVGDR
- a CDS encoding CAP domain-containing protein — encoded protein: MGQSNPPHPLILTQGDSMSYLSQLEAQIIREMNQARANPGEYANKLETLKQYYDGRLFKQPGETAIATQEGISAVDEAIRALRAMDSKPSLCPSRGMSQAAADLVQDQGPRGEIGHTGSDGSTPFDRMNRYGRWQGGAAENISYGSDTAEQVVMQLIIDDGVSSRGHRKNIFNGEFRWTGVACGPHQTYRQMCAIVYANGYEERE